The Methanothermobacter sp. genome segment CACCTGAGTTAAGTGTATCACCTGAGTTAAATGTTCATGAAAATAAATGAATTAAAAAGTGGGTTGTCATGAATATAGTATAAATAATAGCCCGTAAATAAATTAGTAACAGCAAGAGTTCAAGTGGTGTGCAGATGGCAGTATTACCGGCAGCATTGAAACCCGTGAGCGAGGCCCTGGAGAGTATATTACCTGATAAACTGCTTCTCCGGGTGCAGGAGACACTCATAAGGACAGGACTTTATGTGAAGGCATCTGAGATAATAACACTTGCATTTCTTGCGGGGGCACTCTTCGCTGTTCTTGGATCAGTTGTAGCCGCAGTCGCGGGTTTGAATGTTATTCTAGCAGTTATTGTTGGGTTTTCAATGCCATCAATCCTCCTTGGGGCCTACATCTTTGTCATGATGGAGAGACGTGTTGACGCCATTGAGCAGTCAACCCCTGACTTTCTCAGGCAGATAGCATCACTGCTGAGGGCAGGGGTAGGCCTTGAATCGGCCTTGGAGGACGTATCCAAACAGGGGGAGGGGCCACTCTACGATGAACTCAAGAGGGCGGTTATTGAAATAAAAATCGGGCGGACATTCGATGATGCCATCCTCTCCATGAGTGAGAGGCTCAAATCCCAGAACCTGGACAGAACCTTCAGGATGATCCTTGAGGGTAGGAGGGCAGGAGGAAGCCTATCGGATGTAATTGAGACAGTTGCAGAGGATCTTAGGGCTGTTCTGGCACTCAAGAGGGAGAGGAAGGCCAATGTTATGATGTCGGTGATGTTCCTTATTGTCGCCGCCATAATCGCGGCACCATTCGCCCTTGGAATGATAATGGTCTACTCAGGGTTCATGGAGTCTGTGGGGAAACCCAACCCCATCCTTGGCGCCGCCAAGATCGCCGCTGCAGGTTACATCATAATACACTCTATAATTGCAGGGCTCCTCATTGGAATCATAATGTATGGGAGCGCAAGGAAGGGTGTTAAGTTCTCTGTGCCACTCTCAATCGTGGCCTATGCAATATTCTATGTTATAGGAAAATTTGGACTGAGCCTTGTTGGAAGCATGGCACCATAGGAGGTTAAGGTTTTGTCTGGGGGTTTAATTGCTGATGATTCAGGTCAGGGGTCAGCCGAGCTGATACTTGTGTTTGGTGGTATAATAGTCATTGTGACCTTTGCAGTGGTGTGGTACCGTAACTATGTGAGGTCATCTCAGACTGCAATGAACTCTGATGTTCAGAACGTCACAAACTCAATTAAAGGGCTCAAAAGAAAATTCTAGTTTTAAGGTGGTCATATGGATATGATCATTGATGGTGGGCAGGTAGGGGGAGAAAATCGTTTCAGTGTCAGGAATCCCTTCAACGGCGAGGAAGTTGATACTGTACCCCTTGCAGGTAGGGATGATGTTTTAAGGGCTCTTGAGGCGGCCCACCGTGCAAAAGGTACCATGTCTGATCTTTCTGCCAGGCGCATCTCTGAGGGCCTCCATGATGTTGCTGATGAGCTCAGGGCAGAGATGGATGAACTTGCCCGACTCATAACCCTGGAGTCAGGTAAACCCATAAGGTTCTCACGTGATGAGGTTAAAAGGTCAGTTGAAACCGCACATCTATGTGCAGAGGAGGCAAGGAGGCTCTACGGCGAATCAATACCAATGGATGCAGGTATCGGTGGGAAGGGCCTTATTGGATTCACTGTAAGGCTCCCCCTGGGGGTTGTGGCTGCAATAACTCCATTTAACTATCCACTCAATCTCGCCATCCACAAGGTTGGACCGGCACTGGCAGCAGGGAACACCACGGTTCTGAAACCTTCACTTGAGGCGCCCCTCTCTGCACTTAGACTCTGTGAAATACTGAATGAACATTTCCCTCCAGGAGCTGTTAATTCTGTAACAGGGAAGGGCCGGGAGGTGGGTGATCTTATAATAGATAGTCCCCTCGTGGATAAGATAACATTCACAGGCAGTGTGGAGGTTGGAAGATACATATCCGGCAGGGCCTCAATGAAGAAGGTAACCCTTGAACTGGGGGGCAACGATCCCCTAATTGTCATGGATGACGCTGACATTGACTCTGCAGTTGAGGCCGCGGTTAGGGGTTCCTATCTCTACTCCGGACAGGTCTGCATCGCGGTTAAGAGGATGATAGTCCATAAAGATGTGGCCGACGAATTTGCAGATAAACTTGTGGATAAGACCCGCAGGTTAAGGTCAGGGGATCCACTTGATCCGAAAACTGATATAGGGCCACTTATAAATGAGGAGGCGGCCATTGAGGTTGAAAGACGAATTGAAGATGCCGTTAGAAATGGTGCAGAGCTCCTCCATGGAGGGTCAAGGAGTGGCAACTTTGTTGAGCCCACAGTCCTTGACCATGTGCGTCCTGAGATGGGGGTTGTTGCAGAGGAAACCTTCGGGCCGGTGTCACCGATTATAAGGTTTGATGACGCTGATGAGGCCTTAAGGATTGCCAATGGGACATGCTATGCACTTCAGGCAGGGGTTTTCACTGAGAACATAGGAACCGCCCTGAGGATGGCATCTGAGATCGAGGCTGGCACAGTTCTTGTGAACAAACAGTCAACATTCAGGGTGGACCATATGCCATTTGGCGGTTTCAAGTGCAGTGGAATGGGTAAGGAGGGCGTTAAGTACGCCATAGAGGATATGACCAGGACAAAACTTGTTATTTTAAACAGTAGATGATTATAGGCCCCTCCACAATTTAACATTAAGTGATTGACCGTTTGATTATTGCTATTATTAATGAAATAATGATTATGACCGCTTTAATATCTGAAGAATGGCATTTGTTATTCCTAATTTTAATAAAAACATTGTTGGCCAATTTTTAATATAAAGGTGAATGGTTTGTTGAATCAATTGTATTAATGATTTTAACTGAAAATGAATAGAGCCATATTTTAATTTACTGCTGATTATATGGTCTGATTATAATTTTTAAATTGACTTAACCATAATAAAATCAATATAACAGTATTTTTTATCAATTAATAAATTTAAAATTTACTATTTTATATATTTAAAAAAATTTTTATATTAATTATACATATACACATTTTTAGAGCTATATGGAGGTGAAAAATTGAAAGGTGGATATAAAGTGCTGTCATTGATGCTCCTGTTTGCAATTGCAGCGGGCATCTCAGGGGCATCAGCGGCAGAAATACCCCAGAATGCCGTGAACCTGACGATGCAGCAGAATGCATCTGACCCAACACAGATAATAGTGGATGTGAACTACAGTGACGACCTTCAGGATGTCGATCAGACGATAGCTGTCGATGCAAAACTTGAACTCTTAAGCGGCAACATAACGGGCTCAGAAATAAAATGGTACTACACCGGCGATCTGAACGGACCCTTCGCAAATTACACTGTCCCTGAAGGGGTCAACGTAGTCTGGCTCAGTTCATTCACAAATGCACCCGTACCTCAGGGACAGGCAAAACTGTACATGGAGGACGGTAAAAGCTACAGGTGGCTCTTTGTCATTGAAAACGCAAAGGGCAAGGTATTCACGGTGAGGGCAAACTCAACAGCCTTCCAGATGGGCCCCGACGGACCTGAAAATGAAACCGTGCTCAACTCAACCCAGCTCACAGTGGACCTCCAGCCACACTTCACCCTGGAAAACCTGACGGTCACACCCGTAGCCGGCAGCGCACCCCTGGATATAACCGTCACTGTTAAGATCACAAATACCGGTGTTGAAGACGACTTCACAGCAGAACTCCGAATCAACGGTGATGTGAAGGATACAGAAACTGTGAATGTCTCAACAGGTGAAACAGTCACGGTAACATTCACTTATACGCTGCCAGCAGGGCTATACAATGTCACAGTCAATGATCTGGCACCTGTGAGTGTCACATCAACCCCCTCAGTACCTACAGCATCACCTGCTCCAGGCATCTACAGGAACAATGTAACTGTGACCCTTGCAGGTCCAGAAGGTTCAGTGATATACTACACTCTTAACGGATCAAATCCAACTGTTAACAGCACAAGATACACAGCACCAATCCTTCTCACAAAATCAGCGACACTCAAATTCATAGCCGTTGTTAACGGAGCATCCTCTGCAGTTTCATCAGCCAGTTACACTGTCATGAAACCGGTAACCCTCAGCTACTACGTCAAGGTGAAGGTCAAGAAATGGTACAGAAAATGGTACAGGTACATGGGCAAATGGAGATACAGTTGGAGGTACTACTGGACCTACAGGTACGTTAAGAGGACCAGCAGCTACTGGCAGATAACCTGATACCTTTATTTTTACATTTTTGGGAAAATGCATTAAAAGAGTTACATATACTTATTTTATGGACGAACTCAGGAACTGCAGCCTATGCGAATGGAGGTGTGGTGCAAACCGTTCCGCAGGTGAGAGGGGAGTCTGCGGGGCTGCTGAGACTGAAATCGCCTATACCTCAATTACAGATGTCCTGAAAAGTTACGCCATAACCTTCCTGTCCTGCCCATTCCGGTGTGCCTACTGCAATGCCTACAGGATATCACAGTACCCTCACTCAGGATGGGTTTACAGGGGTTATGTGAAACCTGAGGATCTGGCAGTGGAGGCGCTAAGGGAACTTGAAGCACATGGCATATCAAATCTGAGCTTCACTGGCGGTGAACCCACAATACACACACCCTACATCGAAAGGATGCTGCATGAAATAAAGGGTGAAGGCGATGTTGATGTCATAGTGGCAACAAATGGATTCCAGACACCCGAGACTTTAAAGCGCATCATAAGGTTTACCTCACTTTTCAGTTTTGAGATAAAGGCCTTTTCAGATGAACTCCACAGAAACCTGACAGGGGCACCCGTGGCTCCTGTACTCCGGAACGCAGCCTACCTTGCAGAGAAATTTCCTGAAAAGATAAGGGTCTTCAGGACGGTCGTGATACCCGGCATAAACCACCATGAGATCGGGGAGATAGCATCATTCATTGCAGAGATAAATCCCGAGATCCCCTACCGCCTGATAGGTTTCAGACCCAACTTCCTCCTCTACTACCACATGGGACCTGACAGAAAACTGATGGAGAAGCTGGTGGATGAGTGCAGGGCAGAGGGCCTTGAGAGGGTTGATTATTCTGGCTACTACCCTCTATCAGAATTAAAGCTTGAGGACCGTCTGAGAAAAGCAGGGTGCAGTCTCCCAAGGGACTGTGGAAGGTGCAGCAATGAAGTGTGCAGGGCGATTCTCAGGGAGCCATGGAGGGGTTAACCAGCCAGGAACTCCTCGACCAGGTTCCGTGTCTCGTTGAGGGCCTCAAGGGGTATCCCCCTTGGCATTTCCCCGGGTTTTCCCTCAACATCCCTCAGAACACCGTCGACACCAAGGAACATTCCCTCACTCACAACACCCATGAAGTTCTGGGGCGGCAAAAGGGCCACGGCCACCCTGTCCTTCTCCCTCACATCAGGGTCATTTGTGACAACCTTTATGGACCTCCCACCCACATTAACATTGCAGATCTGAAGTTTATCCGCGGAGGGGTGTCCCCCAACACTCATAACCTCACCTGCAACTATATCAACTGCAATAACAGGGTCTGATATCTTCCCTAGCATCAACCGGCCCCTGAGGTTTCCAATGGTGTTCAGGAAGAACTTCACCTTTGCTATGTTCTCCTCAACCCTCTCCCTCTCATCCCTTGAGGCCTCATCAAGGAACTTACGGCTCCACTCTTCACCCCCAAGGGCATCAGTTATCACCTTAAGTTTTTCATCAATACTCTTCATCTCTGAACTTGCTGCAAGGTCCTCTGGTTCAAGGTATGAGTATATGAGGCTCTGCAGTGTCCTTTCAATCTCAGATGCCAATTTAATGGCAGGTTTCTTTTTCCACTGGCCCCTGAAACCACCTGCCTCAAGGGCCCTCCTGAAGAGGTCAACCGCCTTAACTGCAACCATGAGCCTGTAATCCTTACTGGTGTCCCACATTTTGATCACAATCCGGAATCATTTTTTAATTCCAGTAACAGCCTTTTTATTCCTGCCACTACAGTAATCTGTTATTCCCCTATAACTATTTAAGCTATAAACAATAACATTAACCAACAGTAGGGTTATGCAGCAGCTCTACATGTTTAACTGTCCGGTGGTGGAAAAATGGTTGAATTATCCAGTCTATATGGACTTGAAATATACACCTCAAGGGGTAAGTACGTTGGGAGGGTTCAGGACGTTGTCCTCAACATCAAGAAGGGACGTGTCTCAACACTGAAAGTCCGTCCAATGAGGCATGATAAGAAGAATGTTGGTATAAAGGATGTCCTCAAGACCAGCATAAGGATAGTCCCTGAATCAGATGAGATAAGACCCATAAAAGAGGAGGGCATCATCGACATAAACTATGAACGTGTCCAGGCGGTTGGAGACATACTCATAATATCTCCGGATGTTTCAGTGGAGAAAAAGGTAAATCCCCTTGAATCCTGATTTTTTCTGTGTGATGACATGATCGTGGGTATAGTGGGCTGCGGCGCAATAGCCAACCTTATAACGGGTTTCGTGAGGGATGGTAAGGTACCCGTTGAACTGGGATTCTTCTATGACAGGGACCTTGAGAAGGCAGAGAACCTGGCATCCATGGTTGATGGGACTGCGGTCCTTGATGTTGCAGATATGCTCCCCCATGTTGACCTTGTGGTGGAGGCCGCATCACCTGAGGCCGTGAGGGAACTGGTCCCCGGAATACTTGAGGCAGGCAGGGACGTCGTCGTTATGAGTGTCGGCGCCCTCATGGACCCTGAATTAAGGAGCCTTCTTGAGAGGAAGGCCTCAGAGAATAATGCCAAAATACATGTACCCTCTGGGGCCATAGTGGGCCTAGATGGCCTGAAGGCAGCATCCATGGGCAGTATAGAGTCAGTTAAACTTGTTACAAGGAAACCACCACGGTCACTGGGTATAAGCATGGATGAGAAGAAGATCCTCTACAGTGGTAAGGCATCAGAGGCCGTTAAGAGGTTTCCACTCAACATAAATGTGGCAGCAACCCTCAGTCTCGCCTGTGGACGGGATATTGATGTTGAGATAATAGCGGACCCGGCAGTTGACCGTAACGTCCATGAGGTGACCGTTAAGGGGGACTTCGGGGAGTTCAAGACTATAACAGAGAATGTCAGGTGCTCCATAAACCCCAAGACAAGTGTGATGGCCGCCTATTCCGCCATAAGACTCCTTAAATCCCTCAGTGAGAACATGCATATTGGAACATGATGGTATGATGCGGGAACATGAAATCTACTCAAACCTCAAGGTGCCGCTGTCCTCCCGCATAGTACTGAGGCTTGATGGGAGGGGCTTTCACAGGCTAACAGCAAAGGCAGGGTTTAGGAGGCCCTATGATGATGTCTTCCGTGACCTCATGGTTTCAGCGTGCCTTGAGATCATGAATGAGTTCAGCCCATCATTCATATACACCTTTTCTGATGAGATCAATGTACTCCTTGATTCTGTTCCATTCTCAGGAAGGGTTGAGAAGCTTGACTCGGTCTTCCCGGCTTTTGCATCATCATCATTCACACTTAGTGCCATAAAAAGGGGTTTATCACTTTACAAACCTGTTTCATTTGACTGCAGGGTCATACCACTGGGCAGGGAGGTGGTCTGGGAGTACTTCAGGTCAAGGCAGGATGAGGCCTGGAGGAACTGCCTCAACAGCTATGCATACTGGACACTGAGGGATGAAATGGATAGAGATGATGCCGCAAGAACCCTGAATGGGATGAAATCAGATGCCCTCCATGAGCTGCTCTTTGAGAGGGGTTTGAACATCTCAGAGGTTCCTGCCTGGCAGCGGAGGGGTATCGGGGTCTACCGGGCTCCGGTGAAGGTGAAGGGCTACAATCCCATAACTGAGAGGGAGGTCTCTGCGGTGAGGATGAGGGTGAAGGTTGACATGGAACTTCCACTCTTCACAAAAGAATTTTTTGAGGGAATTCAGGGTTTTAAGGAACGTAATGGATCAGAGAGTGCCTGATAGAATGGGTTTAATTGAAAGGATCCTTGATTTTATGGGTGTAAAACCGGTAAGAAGTGTGCTGGTCGATTCCGATGTCATGGAGGAGG includes the following:
- a CDS encoding aspartate dehydrogenase encodes the protein MIVGIVGCGAIANLITGFVRDGKVPVELGFFYDRDLEKAENLASMVDGTAVLDVADMLPHVDLVVEAASPEAVRELVPGILEAGRDVVVMSVGALMDPELRSLLERKASENNAKIHVPSGAIVGLDGLKAASMGSIESVKLVTRKPPRSLGISMDEKKILYSGKASEAVKRFPLNINVAATLSLACGRDIDVEIIADPAVDRNVHEVTVKGDFGEFKTITENVRCSINPKTSVMAAYSAIRLLKSLSENMHIGT
- a CDS encoding chitobiase/beta-hexosaminidase C-terminal domain-containing protein, whose product is MLLFAIAAGISGASAAEIPQNAVNLTMQQNASDPTQIIVDVNYSDDLQDVDQTIAVDAKLELLSGNITGSEIKWYYTGDLNGPFANYTVPEGVNVVWLSSFTNAPVPQGQAKLYMEDGKSYRWLFVIENAKGKVFTVRANSTAFQMGPDGPENETVLNSTQLTVDLQPHFTLENLTVTPVAGSAPLDITVTVKITNTGVEDDFTAELRINGDVKDTETVNVSTGETVTVTFTYTLPAGLYNVTVNDLAPVSVTSTPSVPTASPAPGIYRNNVTVTLAGPEGSVIYYTLNGSNPTVNSTRYTAPILLTKSATLKFIAVVNGASSAVSSASYTVMKPVTLSYYVKVKVKKWYRKWYRYMGKWRYSWRYYWTYRYVKRTSSYWQIT
- a CDS encoding radical SAM protein, coding for MDELRNCSLCEWRCGANRSAGERGVCGAAETEIAYTSITDVLKSYAITFLSCPFRCAYCNAYRISQYPHSGWVYRGYVKPEDLAVEALRELEAHGISNLSFTGGEPTIHTPYIERMLHEIKGEGDVDVIVATNGFQTPETLKRIIRFTSLFSFEIKAFSDELHRNLTGAPVAPVLRNAAYLAEKFPEKIRVFRTVVIPGINHHEIGEIASFIAEINPEIPYRLIGFRPNFLLYYHMGPDRKLMEKLVDECRAEGLERVDYSGYYPLSELKLEDRLRKAGCSLPRDCGRCSNEVCRAILREPWRG
- a CDS encoding PRC-barrel domain-containing protein, which gives rise to MVELSSLYGLEIYTSRGKYVGRVQDVVLNIKKGRVSTLKVRPMRHDKKNVGIKDVLKTSIRIVPESDEIRPIKEEGIIDINYERVQAVGDILIISPDVSVEKKVNPLES
- a CDS encoding lactaldehyde dehydrogenase, encoding MDMIIDGGQVGGENRFSVRNPFNGEEVDTVPLAGRDDVLRALEAAHRAKGTMSDLSARRISEGLHDVADELRAEMDELARLITLESGKPIRFSRDEVKRSVETAHLCAEEARRLYGESIPMDAGIGGKGLIGFTVRLPLGVVAAITPFNYPLNLAIHKVGPALAAGNTTVLKPSLEAPLSALRLCEILNEHFPPGAVNSVTGKGREVGDLIIDSPLVDKITFTGSVEVGRYISGRASMKKVTLELGGNDPLIVMDDADIDSAVEAAVRGSYLYSGQVCIAVKRMIVHKDVADEFADKLVDKTRRLRSGDPLDPKTDIGPLINEEAAIEVERRIEDAVRNGAELLHGGSRSGNFVEPTVLDHVRPEMGVVAEETFGPVSPIIRFDDADEALRIANGTCYALQAGVFTENIGTALRMASEIEAGTVLVNKQSTFRVDHMPFGGFKCSGMGKEGVKYAIEDMTRTKLVILNSR
- a CDS encoding type II secretion system F family protein translates to MAVLPAALKPVSEALESILPDKLLLRVQETLIRTGLYVKASEIITLAFLAGALFAVLGSVVAAVAGLNVILAVIVGFSMPSILLGAYIFVMMERRVDAIEQSTPDFLRQIASLLRAGVGLESALEDVSKQGEGPLYDELKRAVIEIKIGRTFDDAILSMSERLKSQNLDRTFRMILEGRRAGGSLSDVIETVAEDLRAVLALKRERKANVMMSVMFLIVAAIIAAPFALGMIMVYSGFMESVGKPNPILGAAKIAAAGYIIIHSIIAGLLIGIIMYGSARKGVKFSVPLSIVAYAIFYVIGKFGLSLVGSMAP
- a CDS encoding tRNA-binding protein, which encodes MWDTSKDYRLMVAVKAVDLFRRALEAGGFRGQWKKKPAIKLASEIERTLQSLIYSYLEPEDLAASSEMKSIDEKLKVITDALGGEEWSRKFLDEASRDERERVEENIAKVKFFLNTIGNLRGRLMLGKISDPVIAVDIVAGEVMSVGGHPSADKLQICNVNVGGRSIKVVTNDPDVREKDRVAVALLPPQNFMGVVSEGMFLGVDGVLRDVEGKPGEMPRGIPLEALNETRNLVEEFLAG
- a CDS encoding tRNA(His) guanylyltransferase Thg1 family protein; this translates as MREHEIYSNLKVPLSSRIVLRLDGRGFHRLTAKAGFRRPYDDVFRDLMVSACLEIMNEFSPSFIYTFSDEINVLLDSVPFSGRVEKLDSVFPAFASSSFTLSAIKRGLSLYKPVSFDCRVIPLGREVVWEYFRSRQDEAWRNCLNSYAYWTLRDEMDRDDAARTLNGMKSDALHELLFERGLNISEVPAWQRRGIGVYRAPVKVKGYNPITEREVSAVRMRVKVDMELPLFTKEFFEGIQGFKERNGSESA
- a CDS encoding class III signal peptide-containing protein, translating into MSGGLIADDSGQGSAELILVFGGIIVIVTFAVVWYRNYVRSSQTAMNSDVQNVTNSIKGLKRKF